In Gemmatimonadaceae bacterium, a genomic segment contains:
- a CDS encoding PadR family transcriptional regulator produces the protein MRHRHLEGSQLHVHVAASLYTRPLLRKGRATIYAYRSISGEQSMPTDFTLIQGTLDVLILKTLTWGPRHGYGIARWIKDASNETLDIEDRALYLALHRLEEQEWVDAEWGITDANRRAKFYRLTTAGRRQLRAEIERLRSYNEALFKVLDASSFGARA, from the coding sequence GTGCGGCACCGCCATTTGGAAGGGAGCCAGCTTCACGTTCACGTTGCCGCGTCCCTCTACACACGACCGCTCTTGCGCAAGGGCCGCGCGACGATCTATGCTTACCGGAGCATCTCCGGTGAGCAATCAATGCCGACCGACTTCACTCTCATTCAAGGCACCCTGGACGTTCTGATCCTCAAGACCCTCACGTGGGGACCGCGCCACGGCTACGGCATCGCGCGATGGATCAAGGACGCGTCGAACGAAACGCTCGACATCGAGGACCGGGCGCTCTATCTCGCGCTCCACCGCCTCGAGGAGCAGGAGTGGGTCGACGCAGAGTGGGGCATCACCGACGCCAACCGCCGCGCCAAGTTCTATCGACTCACCACCGCCGGCCGGCGACAGCTGCGCGCCGAGATCGAGCGCCTGCGCTCATACAACGAAGCGCTGTTCAAAGTGCTCGACGCATCCTCCTTCGGAGCGCGCGCATGA
- a CDS encoding amidohydrolase — protein MKNSPFHSAARLGALILALGAFATPGVSRAQTAPADLVLRNGKVITMDAKTPEGQAIVITGDKITAVGTDAAIQRYVGPRTKVIDLHGHLAVPGFNESHGHFTGLGSSLTQLKLMGVPTWQDIAAMVADAAKNTKPAAWIQGRGWHQEKWNRSPGRVVKGFQTNDLINAAAPNTPVILEHASGHALIANATALELAGVTADTPNPPGGEIIKDETGKPTGVFVDGAQSLIRRALEKSLARRSPEEQKADFRHEVHLAVQNALENGVTTFQDMGESFATIDAIKQMVDEGEMPLRLYILVSQGEVRPDHLDALVKHRMVDYGNGHLTVRAIGEITADGALGSRSAWMLKPYNDDPTNTGLNVTKMSRIKEIAEIGIAHGFQISVHAIGDRANRETLDVYEQLFNEHHVKSDTLRWRIEHAQHLSPSDIPRFGKMGVVASMQAIHECSDAPYVIPRLGEERAEAGAYVWQKLWKTGAVVTNGTDVPVEAISPIASYWCAVTRDKVGTDSAFFPAEKLSRRQALQTYTTNGAYVAFQEHENGSLTPGKWADITVLSRDIMTVPPQSILGTEVLYTIVGGKVVYRAPDASR, from the coding sequence ATGAAAAATTCGCCATTTCATTCCGCCGCGCGCCTCGGTGCGCTGATCCTGGCTCTCGGCGCATTCGCCACGCCCGGGGTCTCACGCGCTCAGACCGCTCCAGCCGACCTCGTGCTTCGCAACGGCAAGGTCATCACCATGGACGCGAAGACCCCAGAGGGACAGGCAATTGTCATCACCGGGGACAAGATCACTGCCGTTGGCACAGACGCCGCGATCCAGCGCTACGTCGGTCCCCGCACGAAAGTCATCGACCTGCACGGACATCTCGCGGTGCCCGGCTTCAATGAATCGCACGGACACTTCACCGGGTTGGGCTCCTCGCTCACGCAGCTCAAACTGATGGGCGTTCCGACGTGGCAGGACATCGCCGCGATGGTCGCCGACGCGGCGAAGAATACCAAGCCGGCGGCCTGGATTCAGGGACGCGGGTGGCATCAGGAAAAATGGAATCGCTCGCCGGGGCGTGTGGTCAAAGGCTTCCAGACGAATGATCTCATCAATGCCGCTGCGCCGAACACTCCCGTGATTCTCGAGCACGCAAGTGGACACGCGCTGATCGCGAACGCCACGGCGCTCGAGCTCGCGGGCGTAACCGCCGACACGCCGAACCCGCCAGGCGGCGAGATTATCAAAGATGAAACTGGAAAGCCAACGGGCGTGTTCGTGGATGGCGCGCAGTCACTCATCCGGCGCGCGCTAGAGAAGAGCCTCGCCCGCCGTTCGCCCGAAGAGCAGAAGGCCGACTTCCGTCACGAAGTTCATCTCGCGGTCCAGAACGCGCTCGAGAATGGCGTGACGACATTTCAGGACATGGGCGAGTCGTTCGCGACGATCGACGCCATCAAGCAAATGGTCGACGAGGGTGAGATGCCGCTGCGGCTGTACATCCTCGTGAGCCAGGGCGAGGTCCGACCGGACCACCTCGACGCGCTGGTCAAGCACCGCATGGTCGACTACGGCAACGGTCACCTCACGGTGCGCGCGATTGGCGAGATCACCGCCGACGGCGCGCTCGGCTCGCGCAGCGCCTGGATGTTGAAACCATACAACGACGATCCGACGAACACGGGCCTCAACGTGACGAAGATGTCACGCATCAAGGAGATCGCGGAGATCGGCATCGCCCACGGCTTTCAGATTTCGGTGCACGCCATCGGCGACCGGGCAAACCGTGAGACGCTCGACGTGTATGAACAACTCTTCAATGAGCACCATGTGAAGAGTGACACGCTGCGCTGGCGTATCGAGCATGCACAGCATCTGAGCCCGAGCGACATCCCGCGCTTCGGCAAGATGGGCGTCGTCGCGAGCATGCAGGCCATTCATGAATGCTCGGACGCTCCATATGTGATTCCCCGGCTCGGCGAGGAACGCGCCGAAGCAGGGGCGTATGTCTGGCAGAAGCTGTGGAAGACGGGCGCGGTGGTGACGAACGGAACCGACGTGCCCGTCGAGGCCATCAGCCCCATCGCGTCGTACTGGTGCGCGGTGACACGCGACAAGGTTGGCACCGACTCCGCGTTCTTCCCCGCAGAGAAGCTGAGCCGCCGGCAGGCGCTGCAAACCTACACGACCAACGGCGCGTACGTTGCGTTCCAGGAACACGAGAACGGCTCGCTCACGCCGGGCAAGTGGGCCGACATCACCGTGCTTTCGCGCGACATCATGACGGTCCCGCCACAGTCGATTCTCGGGACCGAAGTGCTCTACACCATCGTCGGCGGCAAAGTCGTGTACAGGGCACCGGACGCGTCGCGGTGA